A window of Ananas comosus cultivar F153 linkage group 11, ASM154086v1, whole genome shotgun sequence genomic DNA:
AAATGCCATACGGAGATTGTATGGAGCCTGCAAGAGTAACAAAATGTTGGTAGTGTTTTCAAATTAACTATAGCTATATGAAGAGGAGGAAAACACTCGAATCTATCTGAATTTTGACCTGATTGTATATCATCTAGATTTCTagtcatatttgaatttaaaaaactcaaaaatttgtaCTTCCGGAATCCCTGAACATCAGTTAAATTACTGATCACCATTTGAGCTTTAAACTTTTGATGTTATTGGAATActttatgaattaattttagatagATATTTGACTGAAGCGATCGAATTAATTTTtcatgttaaatttttaatctgcAATCAGGTAGAACATTTTCCCAAATAGAACGtacttttccttttcaagtTCTTAGTTACTCCATCAAAGATAAACTCAGTTCTTTAATTCTCATCAAGCTTTTTGCAACAGAATACAATTACTGTAACAAACTATATCATACTTAAAGTTAAAGAGGAGAATAAAGCAATGTTTACTGTAATTTCCACTTCATCtagaaacatttttttttgagaaaaaaatagcatgctacctgcttcattcaataagaaaataaatttagctacaaaaTATAGAGGCAGCTAAGGCCTTAGTAAGAACGAGAAAGACACACACCCGCACAAACACAcacaccccccacccccccacACACACACCCGGACGTGCGCGCGCGcggcccccccccccccccccttcatCTAGAAACATTAATTAACtgtctatatatagagtgcCAAAGTAGGggattctttttccttttccttggtTTTTTGGAAGTACTTTTAGATTATTGAGCAGAATCGAATCACATGTTGATAGAGAACAATTCCTGGCTTTTTGAGGACTATAacgttacattttttttttttttgagctgtTTATGGTGGAAGATATATTCCTTAATAATGcctattaaaataatattatgttggttttgtttttatgtgTCTTGGAACAGCACAGACGCACACGCTTTAGAAATTCGGAGGAGAATGTGTAAAGCAATTAAGTTGGGTTTGATTAATGGATATGCAATTAAATCCCTTGGTTTAAAGGAATATAAACTCTCTTTGAACGTGTCGAGTTGATGAAGAATAATACTTCTACtagaaaaaacaaaaggcaTGCCAAATACTGTAAATAGTTCTAATTAAGGTATTTCTTGTGCGTTCACATCTTTTCAAGATCCTTTCCATACACAATTAAACGCATATTCAACATTTGAGAACCTTAACTTCATTAATATCtgcttcttttaaaataaaatgttgaaTTTCTTTTACagtatccaaattttaaaataaatgtcACATATATGAGTTGTCTAATAGTTTTAATTCTTAGTCTATTCAAATTTTAGCACTTCAAAAAGTTAGTAAATTGCTATTTATTATAAGTTACAGGATTTGTATCTCTGAAAAGCTAATATAGAGATCataaagagaataataattGAGCTAGTTTTAGAAGCTTTTCTTCTATTATtgttaaataaataacttaagaataatattttctaaacagtttaaatttttcgagaataacgattgttttatataattttacataacACCATAACAAAAGATTCTTCGTTCGAATTTTACCGGACCCCTACCCTTATTTAATTACGCGTGGGATCTCTAAAACTTAAGTTATTTCacattaaatttacaattattatttttttgaactaCCCATACTAAaaagagtgaggctactatactatcggaagcacggagtctttcgtgcttccagctcgttttcgatgttgcgactttcgaatcgtcgatcggctccgttaaatttgatctagagtatttggagtacctagaaaataaattttattatttttcgatatcatttgcctagtgatcgaatgggctcaaaatcaacaaatttcaatagccgtagtgagccgtttgtaagtttaacggtgtagaaatatccaaatcacgtgaaattttgataaaaaattctttatactatataaaacaagatcaatatttttgatttaaaattttaatgtcatattattacattttgtaagatttttattttcagccgttgattttgagccccttcgttcactcggcaaatgatatcgtaaagtcataaaatttattttctaggtacttcaaatactctagatcaagtttaacggagccgatcgacgattcgaaagtcgcaacatcgaaaacgagctggaagcacggaaggctccgtgcttccgatagcatagtagcctcactatactAAAAATATACTATAGCTATACATGACTAGCAAGGTATATAGTGATGTAACTTGACCTGAATCTCCGAATGCAAGCAACCATGTAGTGCCATTACTTCATAGGCGCAATGGCGTAGCACAGCTCCCACTCTAACATACTGCGACCACGGGTAAAATAACTGCGTAAACCTCCCATGTGGTGGCTCCCATTTTGCAGAGTTTGCCTATATAAACATAGTATCgatgtatagatatagatatggaACTTACATATGTTTATTATTGTATAGAAAAAGATATGGAAAGAAAATGTTTCAAACTAGGCTCACCAACGAATCGAGCCTCGCCGACGAGTTCAACGTTGCCCGGCATCGTTGAAGCGCCTGCTCGTCGGGGAATTCGTCGACGACGGTCTTGGAGAAATTGCGGTGGTCGGATTCGCCATCTCTTAGGTAGTTCCTCATGCATTCTACACCAAAATTTGAGTCATGCttagaaaatttcttttacaGATTGATTTGATCTTAACTATGCACGTGAGTGAGAAGAAAAAATGTTAGTAGAGTCGAAACAGCTCTAGTCAAACTACATTTCTGTAGAAactctagctatatatatatatattagaatgcTCCTGAGACTCCGATTTTGCGCACCTTCAAGCGAATCGGCAACGGTGTTGAAGCTGCTAACAAGCTCCTTGTGCAGTTGCTCGCCGGCCCAAATCGGGAAAATGAGAACATTCACAAGCACGGCGACAACTGCTCCGATGCTGATCGAGTAGAGGCGGTCCATCGCGGTCTTCATCGGATTCCCCATGCGGTagctggagatgatgatgagaCAATAGGTGAAGAGAATGACCCTGAAGCCATACTCATAAGGGACCAGAGATGGCCACAGCTTCATGAAGGATGTTCCGGCACCTGCACAAGTGTTAACATACATGAAGTGGTTAAACTCAAACTGAGACAATACTGTACCATGTAACATTTGATCATCCTCAACTAAAATAGAATTAATTCGCATACCGACGAGAAATATGCTAAGGCCAATGATGTATGGAGCCGCCTTGTCGCCGCTGTTCAACGTGATCTGAATCACAACTACAGCAAATACTCCGGCTATGAAACTTCCGACGGCTCTGTTGAACCCTCGGTTGAGCGTGGCGCCTATGTACAGAAAATTTGAACAATTCATAAGTTCGTCTTAGACGAAATGTAGTTTGAGTATAGTTCACAACTGTAGAGCGAAATAGATGAGGGACGAACCAACGGTGTATTCGAACATGATAGCGACCGTGAGGATAGACCAGATGATATTTGCGCCGAAGATCTCAAAGGGTGCAGTTATGAGTACGAGGAGCGACACGAGAAGCATAGCGAGGCCCGCCTTCAGCGAGAAGGCCACCCTGTTTGTGTCCTCCACGGCGAATTCGCGCACGTCCCGAATCCATTTACGCAGCGCGGAGCTCTCCTTACTCTCTGATCTTTTACAGAATTCGGGTAGAACGGAGTTCGGAGACAGATTCGCATCGATCTCGACGCTATCCTTCTCTCCATTCATTCCCTGCTTTGCTTAGAAGGGATGGCGAGGGGTTTAGTTTTTCATAAACTGAAAGGCTTAGTTGATCAAAAAGGGTGGAATTTGAAGGGCTAAAGAAGAGTTTGCATAGCGGTCTCAGTCCAAAGAATCAATGCTTGGAAATAATAGAGGAAAAGACCAAATAaaactcagaaaaaaaaaaaaagaaaaaaagaagagattcgCAAGTTCATCAAGCTCTCCTGGTAGTGGAAACACCATATAGGTATAAGTGAACATGTTACGCGTAAACTCTGCAAGTTTCAACACGTTTTGAGTAAATAAAATCCTTGGTCAAGTTGAACCAACTAAGCAAACATCTGATTCTGTTGGATCAGAGAATAAAGTTATTACATCTTCATGTACTTTCACATCctgaaaacagaaaaataagTCTGAAAATACGACAGCAAATAAAAGTTAACGAACAGTAGAGAGAATAACGCAGTAGTGTACGGGTTGAATACGGTTATTGGGCATATCAGAGTATGTATCTGGTCAATGTTCTAAATAGCGAGGTTTTACTGGATAAATGCTATACTGTATTGTTAAAGATTCTGCAGGTAAGTCAAGTCCTAAAatcactaaaatttttaaaaattgttctaatagaaaaaaaaaaaaaagtttagtagGTACCAAAAAAAACTATTCAATCATATTTATtatggaaaataaataaaaaaattatgattttatatGTGTGGCATGAAAAATAATGTGATGACAACACAGTTTTTTTACAATTGGATAATGTTCCTATTCTCACATGGCATGAGAAAGGCATGGTCGCACGACTTAGAAGCATTAATTCAAAATGAGTACCGAAGTGACACTCCACTAGGTTAAAATGCTTCACCGCATGCAACGTCCGTAAGATCACATGATCTAGaataagcagcagcagcagcctcaaTATAGAGAAAAATTCACAGCAACAAGAAAATGAACAAAGCTCGCAAGGCCACCCTGATCGATGAAATTGATTTGTTCAAATTATCTTGATTGGCTCTTTCAATCTTAATTTAATAAACCGTTGAAAATGAGCTGCGAACTGATGATAAGAATATATGATTGGGTAATTTATGCAGTAAAAGTCCGAAGTGTGGTAAGATGTACACCTTTAATTGCCTATGGAACTGTTCCAAAATTTGTTAACAATGATACAACGCTGCAAAGACTAAAAAACAGCTGATGGTTAAAAGTGAAGCACAAAACTAATCACATTTGTGCATCCTGCAATAATGAgattgagaaaaataaaataagaaaaaaccaagaaaaaaaaaaaagagaaaggcaaaaaatgtgaaacaaaaGAATAATCAAATGATCAGGATGGCAGAAGAAATAAAATCAACTAGTTTTTGTATTGTTCGCGCCACCACCCATATCCTCAGAGAGTGGCTTAATGTACTTTCCAAGCGTCTTTTGTCGCGCCCGCTTCTTTATCCTGCGTATCTTATCCTTGCTCTGCTGCTTCCTTCTCTCCTTCTGCTGTTGCCgcatgtttctctctctctcatacacaCCCTGCCAAAAGACTTCACCAGTATCCGGCCAAAGCCACCGCCGGTTGGTGGCATCAGCATCCGATTCTTCGGCGAGATCTTCGTCCATGCTTTTTAGCATAGAATTGGAGAACCATTTGATCCACATCTGACCTCTTCGGCTCTTAAGCTTGTGCTGTTCTTGCATTGCTCCTGTTTCGGGGTTCACGTATATCATGCGTCGCGCGCTGTGATAAGCCCACACATTGACCAGTAGCTCAAGAACGCGGGAGTAGCAGTGCCGATCCTGTAGAAGAGTTGGTGTTAATGATAGATTTTAACACTATGGACAATATAAATAGGTGAGATTAAGGCTAACCTTAAATGCGCTTAAGTAGCAAAGCCCACTGCGATGATGCTCATCGTACATCTCTGCATCCAGAGCATCTACGAACATTCTGAGAAACGGCAATATTATTAAATCACTACCAGCACCATGACAAACAATAATGCATATCTATGAAAACATGCTGGTTtgtgaatttgaaaatttgcagAATAAAATGGCTTCCGTGGGGGAACTACTTTTGTCTGTTCCTCTTAACTTGAACCAAAGGAAGGGATATTTGCCAGAAAAGATAACATTTTAACATTTTCAAGTATCGAATTATCACTTTATAAGGCATCATTAGTACCTTGAAAACATGACGAACTCAAGAAAGGACCTCGTCGGCAAGACCCAGTTCTGCATAACAGCCCAAGCGTCTCCATCACTAGGCATCTGTGGCAAAGAATTCCAATCATCCTGTACACCATACATTCTTCGAAGAGCCTCAGACACAGCGATCCTTTAAAACCCAGGAAAAGAGGAAAGATCACTTAATATACAATATAATGGTGGCATCCAAAAGAAAACACATAAACtgataaaagaataaagaaaatgaaaaaaaaaaacgcaacATTACAACCTACTTAGGTTTTTTACTTCAACCAATGTTCGAAGTTTCAAATGAGTGAATACcatggaaaaaaagaagaagaattacAGCATATTAAGCAACGAAAGAACTTTTAGATATCAATACATCAAAACTAATGCCCCGATGTTTGCAGCAATATATCGAATTCAACAACAGAAGCACAACAAGTGTTGTTTCTACTTGCTCAATGGGAGGGATATTATTGAGCTCGAAGTGCTATTGAATGGAAAATGTGGTATCCCCTCAGACTCTTGTAGGCTTCTTGTATTCtcattttacaaaaatagcAAATGTAAAATAGGGTAACCGGCATATTTTACCAAAGTAATGGTATGAATATGCAGTATTGATGTCTCACCTGCAGTTTCCGGAATTTATCGCATCACAAAAGGACCAAAAATCTAGTTGCACAGGATTTCTTGGATCTTGGTCCATTCGAACCCAAAAGTAAAGGGCATCCCCATGTCTTCGAGCTTGGATTGCTTCTAATATTGCAGTTTCAGCTTTCTTAGATAATGCAGCCTgcgaagaaaaataaaacatctaTTTCAGCACAGATCGGTGCATTGAAGAACACCAATATAGAGGTTTACTTGTGCATCGCatgaaactctgttttaaaCCTCTTTGTTTTAAAACTCTTTACATCTAGTGTTCTACTATAAAATAAGATCTTATTTAGATAAGAAATTACTGCTGGTAAAATATATGGGTAATCGGTGTACTAATCCCAATTGAGTTAGTTATGTAACTTTTCACTCATACGCTTTAGGCCTTGaactttataatatattgtgaATCCATCCCTACCGGCTAAAATAATATTGACTAACACGTCCTTCCCCATAAAATGCCTTATACTCTGTGTTTCAAGTAAACTGAAACCAGAAGCTACTTTACAAAACGGGTAAAATGATTAATTTACAAGAAAACTTGGATGTTTAACAGGCAGAAATGAAATTGCAATGTATGAGAAAGTTCAGACCTTCAGGGGCAAAAGTATTTAAGTGAAAGTGATAGTGGGATACTACAGGGTGTATCAATATATATTACAGAAAAAATAGTGGTAGAAAATGAATCATTAaattaatggaaaaaaaaactgttacgccatttttacaaagttttatttgaaaatgtttACCACAAACCTTTCTGGCAGATGCCCTCCAAGATTGAAAGCCAATCCACGCATTTTTGTGGACCCGATCAATCCGATTAGCCAAAGCAAAGAAGGCTCCGTATTCACCAAGAACGTCTCGATAGTATGCATTAGTTAGAAGTGGGAGGCGAGAAGAAGCGTCAATATCATCAAACCCAGGTCTTCGACCTCTAAAAGTCTATCAAATATACATTTAATATTAGCACAGAAAAAAGTGTTCCCATCATCAGCAAGATACAATCTGCTACATGATATAAAGAGAAGTGATGTATGACTagttttcaataaaaaatatccTCTAGCTTCCAATTAAGAATGTCTACTATAGCCACTCACAAATAAACATTCACAAATTATATCTtggataaataaataacaacttACTAGGCCAATGCCACGATAGAGTGATGTTTGATGGAGAAAGGGCCAAGTTCCTTCCCCAAAATAAGGCTCGTATATACATAAAGGCTGACCTGTCCGCTCAAGCTCTCTATCATCTCTTTCATGCAATTCATTCCTAGCCCGATCAGCCTTTTTGACATTGCGATAGACATCCTCCCAAGTTCCATGAGGTTGCTCACTCCTGTCTTTCAGctgcattaaaattatttagtaaattatcCATGAACTAGTGGTTCAAAATTCAATGAAAATTGTTAGAAGAAATagtcaacaaaaagaaaattaatccCCATATGTTACCTCCTCTTCTTCTACTCTCCTTCTAGCATTTGCCATTTCAATTTTCTTTGCTTCCTCCCATGCCATCGAGGAGAAAGCTTCATCAAGATTTGATGTAGTATTTGCAGAATTGTTCATTTGACTACGTAACAACTCCTCAAGCCTATCTAAAATTCTATAGCTACTAAAACTACTGTTAAGACGTTCTATGTCAGTAATATTCTCAAACAGATTCCACTGCCATTGTTCTTTTAACCCTGATGGAATCTCCTTGAAAGTCCTTGGAGATGCAAATTCTGATGgtaattttattacattttcCAGTACTACCGCATAGCCTTCAATACTTTCGGAAGCTAATAGGTTTCTAGCATGTGCTTTGCCAATCGAAGCAACTCTTTGAGCAAATAGAGATAATTTTCCATTTGATACTGCTTGGAGAAGAGCCTGGGTCAGCATGCCAACATTCTCCTTTGGGAAAAGATATCCATTTACCCTATCATCAACCTAAGTCAATAAACTGTGCAATCAGTATAAAAATGTGGTAACTAATTGAATTGATGGAATGTTCAAATTAACAGCTGCACTCACACAAacatacatattttttaatcatgCTGAGATCAGGAGCCACTATTAGTTTCCCAAGACTCATAGCTTGCATCAATATGGTAGGGAAGGATTGCTCCTCAAGAAAAGATCCGTAAATCACGAGATCTGCAATTCCGAGGAAATTGTTCATGCCTTCGTCATCAGTAATTTGGCTGATAATTCCCTTTGGGTAGCCAACTTGGAAGGCAAAAGTCTACAATAACAGAAAATGGCATTTATGTTACTTACTACACATAGGTTGTTAGCATTTTGACAGATGAAACAGATTATTCTATCATGAATTCATTAAAGGAGAATGGACGACGAAAAGAGTGTTCTTTTATACATATTACCCTTGAAATGAGAAAATTACATAAATACCCCTGTAAAGATGATATTTACATGTGTGCACCTTTTTTATTTGCATTCATGCCCTTGCCAGGGTTATTTATGTAATTTCAACAGGTACCCTGGCAAAGCCACACACAGGTTTTCTAGGGTGTACAAgtgtaaaaatcaaatttgcaGGGTGATCTACATTAAAAATATAGACACTATAGAAGGAAATAAAACTGATAAACATCACTACCTCAATAGACGTTTCATATGCAGTAGACGAATTGTCACTCAAGATTCCAATTTTTAGCCGAGAATGCATATTCACAGACAGGAACTGTTGAAGTAATGGTGCTAATGCTTTCAAGATAAGCGCACGTTCAATCCACATACCACTATATGAGAATCGACTGCCTACAATTGCAACCAGAAAATCATCTGCTCCAAAACCCAAACTGCCTCTCATTTCATGGCCATTTTGCAAGGCCAAAAAAGTATCCGCTCCCAATGCTTCAGCTGGCGAACCAGGAATGACGAAATAGTTGCCCGCATCAAAAGCAGAATACATCATCTGGAAGCACAGAGATAATACATTACAAACTTAGACATAACAAATCTCGGTTGGAAGTAACTACAAATCCTCAGTTTGGTTTAAGTGTGTGCAGGAAGAAGTACAGGCAATATGTAGTTTGGAAAAACTATAACAGTAGCTCTGTTAAATGCACGTGTCCAGTCATTGATAAGCTGATCCCAGCCGCTCGTATTATATTGATGTAGGCGAAGAGCTAGGGACCTTTCATGTATCGTCCATATGACGGGTATTGATTTGAAAGGCTCCTGCAAGAGACTGTAAACAAGTATTAACATTCCACTTTAAAGAGATTCATACCCGAGAGATGAGTATATTCAATATCTCTAGCACTTATGTCAACTTGTTTAAATTGGCTATGATGTCCAAGGAGCTATTCTCTAATGCTATTTACAACATGTAGAAAGCCTAGAAGATGAGATTCATAACTTAGTCACAACTTAGAACAAAAGGTGCAAACTGAAGAGTAAGGCCAAAAGTCACTGAACGATCATATCCATTTACTCGCAGAAATAACTTAAAAATCCACGAGGTCCTAGTAATGCGAAATATGTGCTAGTCATGTTCTAAATTCTCAAACAAATCCTTTAGAAAATGAATCAAATGATAACAAAAGCATAAATAAGAGCTTCCTAAATTTAAATACGTTGAAAGAATAAATATTGTACCAGACTGAATAAgaacaacaaacatcctatagGAAACTAATAATTTCTCATGACCAAAAAGCAGGAAATTATCAATACATGAAAATAACCTGATGATGAGAAGAACCAGATATTTTGCACATACGCAGATAAAGCCCAATGCTTATGCAGAGTTCTGACTAGTGGAGAACAATTTATAAGGGAACcactgaaaagagaaaaatctaaaGGACAAAATCAAGCAACATAAATATCTTTGAATTTCACAATAACTAATATAGACTATAGGCATGATTCAGAAAATTCATAATTAATACTAGAGTTAGATATGCATAGGCTAACATTATGTGTATGCTATTTCACATGATCAGACAGCAACTATGCTCACAAACAAtaaagaattagaaaaaaaaaagtcaataaATAATTACcgataaaatataacataaggAAGAACATTTACCATGAAAGTATAGGTCTTGCCTCAAGAGAACTTACAAGTACGCCAGTATAGCTGCACAAAGTATGCAAAGAGAATTGATCAGAGGACAATAATCAAACAAAGGAAAACCAGCACTTAGTTTAGGCAAAACgagaatatagaaaaaaaaatccagcatTAGAGTAGCTCTAAATCCAGATAAAAGCTAAAAACTGCTGCCACTAAAGAAAGTATAATAATAACTTACTCCAGCCAATCTACAGTTATTTCACATTTCGTGCTTAGCGGCACGATGTCAACAGGTATCCTTAATGATCTCCAAATTCCATTAACAGGACCATCTTGTAATGAGAAAACCTGCATGATTCATAAAGAGAGAAGCCGACAATTCAAAACCAATGAGATAATTATATCTTAACAGCCAAAGGATATGATTTCCAACTGAACTTATGTTCAGGCAAAGCATGTTAATAATCACAAGAGAGTGATAATCCAGCATAACcaacaacaaaaagagaaacATCTTATGCATTGAGGCCAAGATTAGATATCACCTATATTTAGGATGCTTAGATTTATGAGCACACTGGTAAGATTACCGTACTAAGGTAAAACTCACTAGCATAGTTTGGTCCaccaaaaacaaatttaaatacaGGCTATCGTCTCTTTCATGCATGCAGTGAACTATGTTAACAGTCTATTCCTGAAGAAGTCAACTGCGAATGCAGACATTTTATTTACAGTCAATCGAGTGAATGTCTCTTTCATATGTTAACAGTCTCTTCCTGAAGAGGTCAACTACGAGTGCATGGCATTTCATTTACAGTCAATCAAGTGAACTCAGATGATTAAAAATGTGCTTCTCTACTTGTTGAGCTAGACAATACTCTAGTCCAACTGCAGCTTTCTCACTTACGGGATTCCCATGATTGACAACAGCAATTCTACAAGCACTTTTGTGTTATGCATGCAAAACAATCGAAGAGCTTTGTCTCATCTTTCAAATATTACTGACTAGTGACTACAAAAATTACTATGTAAAGTAAGAGTGTGTGCAGCAGCACTACAAAGAACATGCAACAGCAATCTATTTAACCACCACTGAGCTACATTAATTTTCACAACTGAGTCCTAAACTGTATACACAGAGCCAGTAACATGCACCAGACACCTAATTACTTTCTAAGCTACAGGAGTACTAATTTCAACTAAAATGAAGGAGAAAAaaggaatagaaaaaaaaagtgatcaGTTTAAATCTAAATTCGAAAAGATTTCCCCTTTTTCTCAGCTTAATACCTGAATTTCATATCCAATCTCCTTCAATGCAGCTGCAACGCTAAGCATCTGCAACTGAATAGCATCAGGCGACAGATCCGCTACCACCTAGAGATTGAATCACCCCAACAAAATCACCAAAAATTCGAACTGCAGCTAAACCAACCCCAACAACTTCCCCCAAAAAACCCCCCCAAAAAACTCACCATCGCGAGCCGCGGCTTCCGGAGACCGACCCTCGCCACGGTGCGGCCCAGCACAGCCATGCTCGAATTCCACTCCCTCCTATCCTTCTCCCACCGCTCCAGAAGCTTCGAGGGCACGAACCTGATCCCCTCCCCGAACTCCAACCCCTTGAACTCCCCCAGGACCTCCCCCATCCCCGACTCGATCGATCCCCCTCGCTCCACCGCGTCCCCCGATCGCTCCACCACGGATCCAGGTAAGAACGCCTGGAACAgcacgacgacgaagaagaacgCGGCGACGGTGTAGATCCACTGGAGGTAGTCAACCTTCTCGAAGAGGAGGAAGCGCGCAAGCCTCGATCTCGGCCGGAGAAGGAACGGGCGgatccccgccgccgccgccgacgccgccgccgccgccgacgatgGCGAGCGACGGAGCAGCGGCGCCCTCTTCAGCGGGGGCAACCCGGTCTCCAACGAGCCCATCTCCTACTAGGGTTCCACGACGCGATCACGGGGAGCTCCCTCTCGCCATTAACGGAGGGTGGGAGCTCCTGTGAGTGGAGTTAAAATAAGAGGACTATAAAGCGGGGAGCGGGAGAGGCGGTCCGAGGAAGTACACGTGGACTGTTGAGAGGCGTCGATCGAGAATCGGAGGGTTGAGATGGGATGGTTCGGAAGACGATTGAGGTGACAGCTGGTACCGGATTGGGATTGCGAAGGCTTTGTTCGTCGACAGCGGAGGTGACGCGTAAATATAGGGAAGCGCGGGGGCTAAAATGCTAAATATCCGCGAAGGATCAACCTGTTGACGGTAATTTTGTTATAATACCGGAATTGCCCCTCAAGGAGGGGGGGNATTTCGAAAACTCCATATCTCCCGTAAtcagaataataataaagaataaaaaattactttcaaaAAATGTATACatactattttataaaaaaaaaaaagaaaaacttcaaaaaaccccctgtggttcgTAGTTTCTTATTTTACCCCCCTGTAgcttaaaatatatcaatttgccctctgtggtttcttttttctcttttttttatcaactttattttttttttcttaaatcggtgataaagttaaaattaaagggtactaaaatgaatatttgataaatctagataggtatttgaagtttttttgtatataatttaataaaatattaatgaaaaagctaccgaaaagataaaaataaaaccataggagggcaatttgatacattttaaaccacagaggaacaaagtgagaaactacgaaaccacaggggggttttctgaagttttttcaaaaaaaatagtaaaattataaagttaattatttttataatagcaagagtttaaaaaattaaaatgattaaatttatgGCGCATTAAATAAAACTCACTCATCTCAAAGCagcataaataaaatagtaacaCGAGGAAACGAAGCATTGCGTTTCCCACCGTGTGAAACGCGTGCTCGTGTTTACGAATTACGACCACGTCGAGTCAAACCGCGAGAAGTAAAGGGGCGGGGTTAATTTTGACTGTTGACTTAAAAGACGCGAGTGCCCTTACGTGATTTTACGAAAGTACCCCTGCAGCGGATGCTTGGTGTTGGGGGAACGGTGTAGTTAATTTGTGACATGTGAATTTC
This region includes:
- the LOC109717715 gene encoding aluminum-activated malate transporter 9-like yields the protein MNGEKDSVEIDANLSPNSVLPEFCKRSESKESSALRKWIRDVREFAVEDTNRVAFSLKAGLAMLLVSLLVLITAPFEIFGANIIWSILTVAIMFEYTVGATLNRGFNRAVGSFIAGVFAVVVIQITLNSGDKAAPYIIGLSIFLVGAGTSFMKLWPSLVPYEYGFRVILFTYCLIIISSYRMGNPMKTAMDRLYSISIGAVVAVLVNVLIFPIWAGEQLHKELVSSFNTVADSLEECMRNYLRDGESDHRNFSKTVVDEFPDEQALQRCRATLNSSARLDSLANSAKWEPPHGRFTQLFYPWSQYVRVGAVLRHCAYEVMALHGCLHSEIQAPYNLRMAFRSEIVDAAIHAAELLRVLGSDVSNMKHTLRTLTLLKSVHTSTYHLQHSMQLHSYILTPTQLHLLDLTKKPTTNTFSNTLSLGDHEHLSCHDHIMKKQERRLHSWPSIEVDELEEDGGIDTEMIPKMRTLESTTALSLATFTSLLIEFVARLDWLVDAVDELSKLAKFKQEDVGP
- the LOC109717365 gene encoding uncharacterized protein LOC109717365 gives rise to the protein MGSLETGLPPLKRAPLLRRSPSSAAAAASAAAAGIRPFLLRPRSRLARFLLFEKVDYLQWIYTVAAFFFVVVLFQAFLPGSVVERSGDAVERGGSIESGMGEVLGEFKGLEFGEGIRFVPSKLLERWEKDRREWNSSMAVLGRTVARVGLRKPRLAMVVADLSPDAIQLQMLSVAAALKEIGYEIQVFSLQDGPVNGIWRSLRIPVDIVPLSTKCEITVDWLDYTGVLVSSLEARPILSCLLQEPFKSIPVIWTIHERSLALRLHQYNTSGWDQLINDWTRAFNRATVIVFPNYILPMMYSAFDAGNYFVIPGSPAEALGADTFLALQNGHEMRGSLGFGADDFLVAIVGSRFSYSGMWIERALILKALAPLLQQFLSVNMHSRLKIGILSDNSSTAYETSIETFAFQVGYPKGIISQITDDEGMNNFLGIADLVIYGSFLEEQSFPTILMQAMSLGKLIVAPDLSMIKKYVDDRVNGYLFPKENVGMLTQALLQAVSNGKLSLFAQRVASIGKAHARNLLASESIEGYAVVLENVIKLPSEFASPRTFKEIPSGLKEQWQWNLFENITDIERLNSSFSSYRILDRLEELLRSQMNNSANTTSNLDEAFSSMAWEEAKKIEMANARRRVEEEELKDRSEQPHGTWEDVYRNVKKADRARNELHERDDRELERTGQPLCIYEPYFGEGTWPFLHQTSLYRGIGLTFRGRRPGFDDIDASSRLPLLTNAYYRDVLGEYGAFFALANRIDRVHKNAWIGFQSWRASARKAALSKKAETAILEAIQARRHGDALYFWVRMDQDPRNPVQLDFWSFCDAINSGNCRIAVSEALRRMYGVQDDWNSLPQMPSDGDAWAVMQNWVLPTRSFLEFVMFSRMFVDALDAEMYDEHHRSGLCYLSAFKDRHCYSRVLELLVNVWAYHSARRMIYVNPETGAMQEQHKLKSRRGQMWIKWFSNSMLKSMDEDLAEESDADATNRRWLWPDTGEVFWQGVYERERNMRQQQKERRKQQSKDKIRRIKKRARQKTLGKYIKPLSEDMGGGANNTKTS